In a genomic window of Rhodovulum sp. P5:
- a CDS encoding ribbon-helix-helix domain-containing protein — protein sequence MSGRPVKRSLTLRGHRTSVSLEDEFWAAFREIAAKEGKPLNALAAEIDEARGLEMGLASAIRLYVLRHYRGRD from the coding sequence ATGAGCGGACGGCCGGTCAAACGCTCACTGACGCTGCGGGGGCACCGCACCTCGGTCTCTCTGGAAGACGAGTTCTGGGCGGCATTTCGCGAAATCGCCGCCAAGGAGGGCAAGCCGCTGAACGCACTGGCCGCCGAGATCGACGAGGCGCGGGGGCTTGAGATGGGGCTCGCCTCGGCGATCCGGCTATACGTATTGCGCCACTATCGCGGGCGGGATTAA
- a CDS encoding DUF4169 family protein, whose translation MTGKVVNLRQARKARQRADQRAKGDEKAAKFGRTKAQRAKEEADAIRARDHLDAHKREDE comes from the coding sequence ATGACCGGCAAAGTCGTCAATCTGCGACAGGCACGCAAGGCAAGGCAACGGGCCGATCAGCGCGCCAAGGGCGACGAAAAGGCCGCGAAATTCGGCAGGACCAAGGCCCAGCGCGCAAAGGAAGAAGCCGACGCAATCCGCGCCCGCGACCATCTTGACGCCCACAAGCGCGAGGACGAATGA
- a CDS encoding ribonuclease E/G gives MAKKMLIDATHAEETRVVVVDGNKVDEFDFESVNKRQLAGNIYLAKVTRVEPSLQAAFVDYGGNRHGFLAFSEIHPDYYQIPVADREALLAEERAYAAEIDEDDPAEKEKPKRRSRGRRRGRSSDAQPDASPAPSDESVATEGAEQDTQDAVAVATDAALEQTVEPTGDDVAAPDVAEADMASADTPDVAEVTEAADPVPAVQEPPEVVGEPVADVPAQDEESAPEGEAVVTDPEAPDTVSDAAEAPAEVEEAPAEENTAAEPASEEAAGSGEDDDTPPRTMAAAARSDDPVTSREPGLDIPGMDVVDLDEEDDQVTALVSPDEASETGATASKPRRSRRPSRSARVSEDEDDVIAEDAADDIGADDDHEDDTAGDDDDHALRDNQIESVAEEDVAEEIRPRKPRPRRYKIQEVIKVRQIMLVQVVKEERGNKGAALTTYLSLAGRYCVLMPNTARGGGISRKITSATDRKKLKQIASEMDVPEGAGLIIRTAGAQRTKSEIKRDYEYLQRLWEQIRELTLKSIAPAPIYEEGDLIKRSIRDLYSREIDEVLVEGERGYRVAKDFMKMIMPSHAKNVRHYQDPLPLLARYQVESYLSSMFNPTVQLKSGGYIVIGVTEALVAIDVNSGRATKEGSIEETALKTNLEAADEVARQLRLRDLAGLIVIDFIDMEERKNNAAVEKRLKDKLKNDRARIQVGRISGFGLLEMSRQRLRPGMIEATTQPCPHCHGTGLIRSDDNLALVILRQIEEEAVRGRSREVLVKAPIGIVNYLMNQKREHVAQIEARYGLSVRVEADPFLISPDFSIERFKTALRSVPEVSAPVISVDTSDMIETVEEEEVEPETEETEAPVQDNGEKPKKRRRRRRKKKSSQTSDGDSFDESAEDGTDDSGDEDGGDDAAESSDGEADAKPKRSRSRRSRNRKPRRGQDTAEDAGSDAAAEDAEQGEPAVVEAVAEPDAAVVEEAAVETPGPVLEIVTSEEVSVSVPDEPTVADDTPTPAVAEEEPEIQPEPQDTPVPEAVADPVPLAASAPEPAVEETAESDDDDKPKRRGWWSLGR, from the coding sequence ATGGCAAAGAAAATGCTCATCGACGCCACCCACGCGGAGGAGACCCGCGTCGTGGTGGTGGACGGAAACAAGGTTGACGAGTTTGACTTTGAAAGCGTCAACAAGCGTCAGCTTGCAGGTAACATCTATCTAGCAAAAGTTACGCGGGTCGAACCCTCGCTTCAGGCGGCGTTCGTCGATTATGGCGGCAACCGGCACGGCTTTCTGGCCTTTTCGGAAATCCACCCCGACTATTACCAGATTCCGGTCGCCGACCGGGAGGCCCTGCTGGCCGAGGAAAGGGCCTACGCGGCCGAGATCGACGAGGATGATCCGGCTGAGAAGGAAAAGCCCAAGCGGCGCAGCCGCGGGCGGCGCCGTGGCCGGTCGAGCGATGCTCAGCCCGACGCGTCCCCGGCGCCCTCCGACGAGAGTGTAGCGACCGAGGGTGCGGAACAGGATACGCAGGACGCCGTTGCGGTCGCGACCGACGCGGCTTTGGAGCAGACGGTCGAGCCGACAGGTGACGACGTTGCCGCCCCCGATGTTGCCGAAGCCGATATGGCCAGCGCCGATACGCCGGACGTTGCCGAGGTGACGGAGGCTGCCGATCCGGTACCGGCCGTTCAGGAACCCCCGGAAGTGGTCGGTGAACCCGTCGCGGATGTCCCCGCGCAGGATGAAGAATCGGCACCCGAGGGCGAGGCAGTTGTCACCGACCCCGAGGCGCCTGACACGGTTTCCGACGCGGCCGAAGCCCCGGCTGAGGTGGAAGAAGCCCCGGCTGAGGAAAACACGGCAGCCGAACCGGCATCGGAAGAGGCAGCCGGGAGTGGCGAAGACGACGACACTCCGCCCAGAACGATGGCGGCCGCGGCGCGCAGCGATGACCCCGTGACAAGCCGCGAACCCGGGCTGGACATCCCGGGCATGGATGTCGTCGATCTCGACGAAGAAGACGACCAGGTGACGGCGCTGGTATCGCCGGACGAAGCATCGGAAACCGGCGCGACGGCGTCGAAGCCGCGCCGGAGCCGCCGGCCATCCCGATCCGCCCGGGTGTCCGAAGACGAGGATGACGTGATCGCCGAAGATGCAGCCGACGACATCGGTGCAGACGACGACCACGAGGACGACACCGCCGGGGACGACGATGACCACGCCCTGCGCGACAACCAGATCGAGTCCGTCGCCGAGGAAGACGTGGCCGAAGAAATCCGGCCCCGCAAACCCCGCCCGCGCCGCTACAAGATCCAGGAGGTCATCAAGGTCCGGCAGATCATGCTGGTGCAGGTGGTCAAGGAAGAGCGCGGCAACAAGGGTGCGGCGCTGACGACCTATCTGTCGCTCGCCGGCCGCTATTGCGTGCTGATGCCCAACACGGCCCGCGGGGGCGGCATCAGTCGCAAGATCACCAGCGCGACAGATCGCAAGAAACTCAAACAGATCGCGTCCGAAATGGATGTGCCGGAAGGCGCCGGCCTGATCATCCGCACCGCGGGCGCACAGCGCACCAAGTCGGAAATCAAGCGTGATTACGAGTATCTTCAGCGCCTGTGGGAGCAGATCCGCGAACTGACGCTGAAATCCATCGCGCCGGCCCCGATCTACGAGGAAGGCGACCTGATCAAACGCTCGATCCGCGATCTTTACAGTCGCGAGATCGATGAGGTTCTGGTTGAGGGCGAACGCGGCTATCGCGTGGCCAAGGACTTCATGAAGATGATCATGCCGTCCCATGCCAAGAATGTGCGGCACTATCAGGATCCGCTGCCGCTCCTCGCGCGCTATCAGGTCGAAAGCTACCTGAGTTCGATGTTCAACCCGACGGTTCAGCTGAAATCGGGCGGCTACATCGTGATCGGCGTGACCGAGGCGCTGGTCGCCATCGACGTGAACTCTGGCCGGGCGACGAAGGAAGGCTCGATCGAGGAAACGGCGCTGAAGACGAACCTTGAGGCCGCAGATGAGGTCGCCCGGCAGTTGCGGCTGCGCGACCTGGCGGGTCTGATCGTCATCGACTTCATCGACATGGAAGAGCGCAAGAACAACGCCGCGGTCGAGAAGCGCCTGAAAGACAAGCTGAAAAACGACCGTGCGCGGATCCAGGTTGGCCGCATCTCGGGCTTTGGCCTGTTGGAGATGAGCCGCCAGCGCCTGCGCCCCGGCATGATAGAGGCGACGACCCAACCCTGCCCGCATTGTCACGGCACCGGGCTGATCCGGTCCGACGACAACCTTGCGCTGGTCATCCTGCGCCAGATCGAGGAAGAGGCCGTCCGCGGCCGGTCGCGCGAGGTTCTGGTCAAGGCGCCCATCGGCATCGTCAACTATCTGATGAACCAGAAGCGCGAACATGTCGCCCAGATTGAGGCCCGGTATGGCCTGTCGGTCCGGGTAGAGGCCGATCCGTTCCTGATCTCGCCCGATTTCTCCATCGAACGGTTCAAGACGGCGCTTCGGTCGGTGCCTGAGGTCAGCGCGCCGGTGATTTCCGTCGATACCTCCGACATGATCGAAACGGTTGAGGAGGAGGAGGTCGAGCCGGAAACGGAAGAGACCGAAGCCCCGGTGCAGGACAACGGTGAAAAACCGAAGAAGCGCCGCCGGCGCCGTCGCAAGAAGAAGTCTTCGCAGACATCGGATGGCGATAGCTTTGACGAGTCCGCGGAGGACGGCACAGACGACTCCGGCGACGAGGATGGCGGCGACGACGCGGCCGAGAGCAGCGATGGGGAGGCCGACGCCAAGCCGAAACGCAGCCGCAGCCGCCGGTCTCGCAACCGCAAGCCGCGGCGCGGGCAGGACACAGCGGAAGACGCCGGCAGCGATGCCGCCGCCGAGGATGCGGAGCAGGGCGAACCGGCCGTCGTGGAAGCAGTGGCCGAACCCGATGCGGCTGTGGTGGAAGAGGCCGCCGTCGAAACGCCGGGGCCGGTTCTGGAAATCGTGACGAGCGAAGAGGTCTCGGTATCCGTGCCCGATGAACCGACCGTGGCCGACGACACTCCGACCCCCGCCGTTGCGGAAGAAGAACCCGAAATCCAGCCCGAGCCGCAGGACACACCCGTGCCCGAGGCGGTTGCAGACCCCGTGCCGCTCGCCGCAAGCGCGCCGGAGCCTGCCGTTGAAGAAACGGCCGAGAGCGACGACGACGACAAGCCCAAGCGCCGCGGCTGGTGGTCGCTCGGCCGGTAA
- the fumC gene encoding class II fumarate hydratase has translation MTATRTETDSFGPLDVPADKYWGAQTQRSLMNFPIGWEQQPVAIVRALGVIKQACAEANMALGNLDETRGKAIVQAASEVVAGKFDDNFPLVVWQTGSGTQSNMNANEVIANRAIEILGGTIGSKDPVHPNDHCNMGQSSNDTFPTAMHIAAAMTARDVLLPGLEKLAAGLEAKSEEFKDIIKIGRTHTQDATPLTLGQEFSGYAHQIRQGIARVQAALPGIYELAQGGTAVGTGLNTKKGWGESVAANMARITGLPFVTAPNKFEALAAHDAMVFMSGALATVAGSCYKIANDIRFLGSGPRSGLGELILPENEPGSSIMPGKVNPTQAEAMTQVAAHVMGNDAAIKFAGSQGHFELNVYNPMMAYNLLQSMQLLGDVADSFTERMLNGIQANEARIEKLMTESLMLVTALAPTIGYDNATKVAKTAHKNGTTLKEEAINLGFVDEATFDAVVRPEQMIGPKD, from the coding sequence ATGACCGCCACCCGCACCGAGACCGACAGCTTCGGCCCGCTGGACGTGCCCGCCGACAAGTATTGGGGCGCCCAGACCCAGCGCAGCCTGATGAACTTTCCCATCGGCTGGGAACAACAGCCGGTCGCCATCGTGCGCGCGCTGGGGGTGATCAAGCAGGCCTGTGCCGAAGCGAACATGGCACTGGGAAACCTGGATGAAACCCGCGGCAAGGCCATCGTTCAGGCGGCCTCCGAGGTCGTGGCGGGCAAGTTCGACGACAACTTTCCGCTGGTCGTCTGGCAGACCGGATCGGGCACCCAGTCGAACATGAATGCCAACGAGGTGATCGCCAACCGCGCGATCGAGATCCTGGGCGGCACCATCGGATCGAAGGACCCGGTACATCCCAACGACCACTGCAACATGGGCCAGTCGTCCAACGACACCTTCCCCACGGCGATGCATATCGCCGCCGCGATGACGGCGCGCGATGTCCTGCTGCCGGGGCTGGAAAAGCTGGCCGCCGGGTTGGAGGCCAAGTCCGAGGAATTCAAGGACATCATCAAGATCGGCCGAACCCACACGCAAGACGCCACCCCCCTGACGCTGGGGCAGGAATTCTCCGGCTATGCCCATCAGATCCGGCAGGGGATCGCGCGGGTTCAGGCCGCCCTGCCCGGCATCTACGAACTGGCCCAGGGCGGCACCGCCGTCGGCACCGGGCTGAACACGAAAAAGGGCTGGGGAGAGTCGGTCGCCGCCAACATGGCGCGCATCACCGGCCTGCCCTTCGTCACGGCCCCCAACAAGTTCGAGGCGCTGGCCGCCCATGATGCGATGGTGTTCATGTCGGGCGCTTTGGCGACCGTGGCCGGGTCCTGCTACAAGATCGCGAACGACATCCGGTTCCTCGGCTCCGGCCCCCGGTCCGGGCTTGGCGAACTGATCCTGCCGGAAAACGAACCCGGGTCGTCCATCATGCCGGGCAAGGTGAACCCCACGCAGGCAGAGGCGATGACGCAAGTTGCGGCCCATGTCATGGGCAACGACGCCGCGATCAAGTTCGCCGGCAGCCAGGGCCATTTCGAACTGAACGTCTACAACCCGATGATGGCCTATAACCTGCTGCAGTCGATGCAATTGCTGGGCGATGTCGCCGACAGCTTCACCGAACGGATGCTGAACGGCATTCAGGCGAACGAGGCGCGCATCGAAAAGCTGATGACCGAGAGCCTGATGCTGGTCACGGCACTTGCGCCCACCATCGGCTATGACAACGCCACCAAGGTTGCCAAGACGGCCCACAAGAACGGCACGACGCTGAAGGAAGAGGCGATCAATCTGGGCTTCGTGGACGAGGCGACCTTTGACGCTGTGGTCCGCCCCGAGCAGATGATCGGCCCCAAGGACTGA
- a CDS encoding bifunctional diguanylate cyclase/phosphodiesterase, with protein MKRPLKTTASPARAVRDEGSKDDGPSVGDDPWSAVWPDFDTADLPPQPFRGDEAAKVELEVQKQELSDAVQDAERDVLRFRTFFEESPLAILILDSAGVVRMANRACAAVLGEIAPEKILNLSIYRLLEDEGSGRLFDFISSCGKADAPPAGTAPARVVTGLCPKGKQRAPSVLDAHLQRLPAGLGHKAKVQMVLVDRTDDSKRAESLFIQEAFIAGSPTLMHAVDLDGNLAWSNNLAKTELKAAAEEDEGQKIMQGMLGSRALDIEVLVSGKERSTQSTFVTPDGEKRSFLIQKFPILDGKGGNLAIGGISTDITALIEVQSALHRAFDEATILASRDPLTGLLNRSGFMGQLRDAVDAALKNGSNVMLGFLDIDGFKDINDAMGHEVGDGLLLAFARRLEEAVDGNGQIARFGGDEFLFFLTDHSPEEAEACLSRILDRIRTPYEIAGTQLLLTCSVGLSNLPADATTAEDLMRNADLAVYVSKSNGRDRITHFNEGMRTNSERRLRILSALRHALSHNNFRLVFQPKFSIREPGAVVGAEALLRWRDPKLGEVGPMEFVPIAELNGLSYALDLRVLKLFCAQQRHWMERGLALPISVNISAFSLHSASFVPTVLSLLEFNNIPPELLMLEITETAMMRFSSEIAERVQRLTENGVKISIDDFGTGYSSLAYLNELNPSELKIDRSFVASLGKPEKATERIIQAILALGHSLAIDVVAEGIETEAQRRWLADNGCSVGQGFLLSRPMEREDYERFVAERLAGHAPPRQAGR; from the coding sequence ATGAAACGGCCGTTAAAGACAACAGCATCGCCTGCACGGGCGGTACGCGACGAAGGCTCGAAGGATGACGGACCCTCTGTCGGGGACGATCCGTGGTCAGCCGTCTGGCCCGATTTCGATACGGCCGACCTTCCCCCACAGCCTTTCCGCGGCGATGAGGCGGCGAAGGTCGAACTTGAGGTTCAAAAGCAGGAACTGTCCGACGCGGTGCAAGACGCCGAACGGGACGTGCTGCGGTTCAGAACATTCTTCGAGGAATCGCCGCTTGCGATTCTTATCCTCGATTCCGCCGGGGTCGTTCGTATGGCCAACCGCGCCTGTGCCGCCGTCCTGGGCGAGATCGCGCCGGAAAAGATCCTGAACCTGTCGATCTACCGGCTGTTGGAAGATGAGGGATCGGGCCGGCTGTTCGACTTCATCTCATCCTGTGGAAAGGCCGATGCGCCGCCCGCCGGCACCGCGCCGGCCCGTGTCGTCACGGGACTCTGTCCCAAGGGCAAGCAGCGTGCCCCGAGCGTTCTGGACGCCCATTTGCAGCGCTTGCCAGCCGGGCTTGGCCACAAGGCCAAGGTGCAGATGGTGCTTGTCGACCGGACGGACGACAGCAAGCGGGCCGAAAGCCTGTTCATTCAAGAGGCTTTCATCGCCGGATCGCCGACCCTGATGCACGCGGTCGACCTCGACGGAAATCTTGCCTGGAGCAACAATCTTGCCAAGACCGAACTCAAGGCCGCCGCAGAAGAGGACGAGGGGCAGAAGATCATGCAGGGCATGCTGGGATCGCGGGCCCTCGATATCGAGGTTCTCGTCTCGGGCAAGGAACGGTCCACACAAAGCACCTTTGTCACGCCCGATGGTGAAAAGCGCAGTTTCCTGATCCAGAAATTCCCGATTCTCGACGGTAAGGGCGGAAATCTGGCCATCGGAGGCATTTCCACCGACATCACCGCCCTGATCGAGGTGCAGTCGGCCCTGCACCGGGCCTTTGATGAGGCGACGATCCTTGCCAGCCGCGACCCGCTGACCGGTCTGCTCAACCGCTCCGGCTTCATGGGGCAGTTGCGCGACGCCGTCGATGCCGCCCTGAAGAATGGCAGCAATGTCATGCTGGGATTCCTGGATATCGACGGGTTCAAGGACATCAACGATGCGATGGGCCACGAAGTGGGCGACGGCCTGTTGCTGGCCTTCGCCCGCCGGCTGGAGGAAGCCGTCGACGGAAATGGCCAGATCGCGCGTTTCGGCGGGGATGAGTTTCTGTTCTTCCTGACCGATCATTCGCCGGAGGAGGCAGAGGCTTGCCTGTCGCGCATCCTCGACCGTATCCGCACACCTTACGAAATTGCAGGAACGCAACTTCTTCTGACCTGCAGCGTCGGGTTGAGCAATCTTCCCGCGGATGCCACGACCGCGGAAGACCTGATGCGCAATGCCGATCTGGCCGTGTATGTCTCCAAGTCCAACGGTCGGGACCGGATCACCCATTTCAACGAAGGCATGCGCACCAACAGTGAGCGGCGGTTGCGGATTCTCAGTGCTCTGCGCCACGCGCTGTCGCACAACAATTTCCGGCTGGTGTTCCAGCCGAAATTCTCTATCCGCGAGCCCGGTGCCGTCGTCGGGGCGGAGGCCTTGCTGCGCTGGCGCGACCCCAAGCTTGGGGAGGTCGGCCCGATGGAGTTCGTGCCGATCGCCGAACTGAACGGTCTAAGCTACGCGCTTGACCTGCGGGTTCTGAAGCTTTTCTGCGCCCAGCAGCGGCACTGGATGGAGCGGGGCCTAGCACTTCCGATCTCGGTCAACATCTCGGCCTTCTCGCTGCATTCGGCCAGCTTCGTTCCGACGGTTCTGTCGCTTCTGGAATTCAACAACATTCCGCCAGAACTGCTGATGCTGGAGATTACCGAGACCGCGATGATGCGGTTCTCCTCCGAAATCGCAGAGCGCGTGCAGCGTCTGACCGAAAACGGGGTGAAGATCTCCATCGACGATTTCGGGACCGGGTATTCCTCGCTGGCCTATCTCAACGAACTCAACCCAAGCGAGTTGAAGATCGACCGCAGCTTCGTGGCGAGCCTTGGAAAACCCGAAAAGGCGACGGAGAGAATCATTCAGGCCATTCTTGCCCTTGGGCACAGCCTTGCCATCGACGTGGTGGCCGAAGGCATCGAGACCGAGGCCCAGCGGCGCTGGCTGGCCGACAACGGCTGTAGCGTCGGGCAGGGTTTCCTGCTCAGCCGTCCGATGGAGCGTGAGGATTACGAGCGGTTCGTGGCTGAACGTCTTGCGGGACACGCCCCCCCAAGGCAGGCCGGGCGGTAA
- a CDS encoding VPLPA-CTERM sorting domain-containing protein, translating into MKTIATAVAAAIFATSASAATLSHDADDFTGTKTPAFGTLADPVATFFIDQGVDYSWGNVEGVFADGAEGALCGINGSNSCDLVTDVDGRIVVAGTTTQGLTSSIIVEAGYAAAGSLTLSVFDVNMNLITSAVNGSPAGPNGRQTMSIDLSGSNDIAFWSVSGADSYGVNYVEIGTPVSVGAVPLPAGLPLIATGMAAFAVARRRNKA; encoded by the coding sequence ATGAAGACGATTGCTACGGCAGTTGCTGCCGCAATTTTCGCCACATCGGCAAGTGCCGCGACCCTTTCCCACGATGCCGACGATTTCACCGGCACCAAGACGCCCGCCTTCGGCACGCTGGCCGATCCGGTCGCCACCTTCTTTATCGATCAGGGCGTCGACTACAGCTGGGGCAATGTCGAAGGCGTGTTCGCCGATGGCGCCGAGGGTGCCCTTTGCGGCATCAACGGCTCCAACTCCTGCGATCTGGTGACGGATGTCGACGGGCGTATCGTCGTGGCCGGGACCACGACCCAGGGCCTGACCAGTTCCATCATCGTCGAAGCCGGTTATGCCGCGGCGGGTTCGCTGACGCTGTCGGTCTTCGACGTGAACATGAACCTCATCACTTCGGCGGTGAACGGTTCGCCTGCCGGCCCGAACGGCCGTCAGACCATGTCGATCGATCTCAGCGGCTCCAATGACATCGCCTTCTGGTCGGTTTCCGGCGCAGACTCCTATGGCGTCAACTACGTCGAAATCGGCACCCCGGTTTCGGTCGGTGCCGTGCCGCTGCCGGCCGGCCTGCCGCTGATCGCCACCGGCATGGCCGCGTTCGCCGTCGCGCGCCGCCGCAACAAGGCCTGA
- a CDS encoding cytochrome c biogenesis CcdA family protein, producing the protein MFGIELIDAGLIPAMLVALAAGLLSFLSPCVLPIVPPYLAYMGGISMGDLTSGVAARGRAVISALFFVLGLSTVFLLLGFTASAFGAFFLQNQELFGRIAGLVVIVLGLHFVGLFRIGILDREARLDAGDRGGSALGAYILGLAFAFGWTPCIGPQLGAILSLAASEANVARGTILLAVYAAGLGIPFLLAALFIQRAMGVMNRLKKHMGLIEKAMGALLIAVGLALLTGAFSALSYWLLETFPGLAALG; encoded by the coding sequence ATGTTCGGAATAGAACTGATCGATGCGGGGCTGATCCCGGCGATGCTGGTGGCGCTGGCCGCCGGTCTTCTCAGCTTTCTCAGCCCGTGTGTGTTGCCCATCGTGCCGCCCTATCTTGCCTATATGGGCGGTATATCCATGGGCGATCTGACATCGGGGGTTGCCGCACGCGGCCGGGCGGTTATCTCGGCGCTGTTCTTCGTTCTGGGGCTGTCGACGGTGTTCCTGCTGCTTGGCTTCACGGCCTCGGCTTTCGGTGCGTTCTTCCTGCAAAACCAAGAGCTTTTCGGCCGGATCGCGGGGTTGGTCGTGATCGTGCTGGGCCTGCATTTCGTCGGGCTTTTCCGGATCGGCATTCTGGATCGGGAGGCGCGGCTGGACGCCGGCGATCGGGGCGGTTCCGCCCTCGGCGCCTACATCCTCGGCCTCGCCTTCGCCTTTGGCTGGACGCCCTGCATCGGCCCGCAGCTTGGCGCGATCCTGTCGCTTGCGGCGTCCGAGGCCAACGTGGCCCGCGGGACGATCCTTCTGGCGGTCTATGCGGCCGGCCTTGGCATTCCGTTCCTGCTGGCGGCGCTCTTCATCCAGCGGGCAATGGGCGTGATGAACCGTTTGAAAAAGCATATGGGCCTGATCGAAAAGGCGATGGGGGCACTTCTGATCGCGGTGGGGCTTGCGCTTCTGACGGGCGCGTTCAGTGCGCTCAGCTACTGGTTGCTGGAGACATTCCCGGGGCTTGCGGCGCTGGGGTAA